The genomic interval TTAGCAATATTAATCATGACATAAACAACGCGTTGTCCAGGGCCGTGATAAGTGTACTTGCCTCCGCGATTGGCTTTATAAACAGGTACGTTGGTTGGCTTCAGCATCTCGCACGGCTTAGCCAAAGCGCCGTAAGTAAAGATATGGGGATGCTCTAAAAACCAGACCAGTTCATCACACTCACCCGCGGCAATCGCTTTTGCCGTGTTGTTCATAAATTCGGCTGAATATGTGTAATCGACTGGAGACTTAGTATATAACCAACGCATAGTTCTGGCAGCAGATGCTGCAATCATAAAGGTGATCCGCAGATGATTAGATATCGAATTGCAATGATTATTTCCACGTTTTTTCTGCTGGGAAGGGTTCCGATTGCACCTGGTACCGCCGGATCCTTAGGAGGGGCATTGTTGCTCTTTATGATTGGAAGTATTCCAGTATGCACTTACATTTTACTGATTTTAGGCCTGTGTGTGCTTGGTTGGTGGTCTGTGCTGGTATCGCTTGAAAAGGCAAACACCCCAGATCCAAAATATATTGTCATAGATGAGGTTATTGGACAGACAATTGCCATTGCTCCGCTAATCGGGGTAGGGCCACAGAGCGTGTGGTGGTATTGCCTGTCTTTTCTTTTATTTCGCTTATTTGATATATGGAAGCCATGGCCTATCGGCTGGGTTGACCAATTAACGTCAAGCAAGCATATCTCTAGATTTGGGCAGACAGCCTGCATAATATGCGACGATGTGCTGGCAGGTCTGGCCGCAGGAATTTGCTTATATTTCACTATGCAGTATTTTTAGTGTTGCTTTGCTTCATTTTTTGGTAAAGGTGCTATATATCCTTGCATAGTTATATTTACGCAACATGAACATAATTTCCAAACTGAGCTCTTTATTTTCGTCCGACATGGCCGTAGACCTTGGCACAGCGAATGTGCTGGTCTATTTGAAAGGTGAAGGAATTGTCCTGAACGAGCCTTCTGTAGTCGCCATATCGGATACAGGCGGAAAGGTCAACATTTTGGCGGTTGGTGAAGATGCGAAAAGCATGGTCGGAAGAACCCCAGGCAGTATCCAAGCTATCCGGCCGCTTAAGGATGGGGTTATCGCAGATTTCGATATTGCTGAAAGCATGATTAAGCACTTCATACGGAAGATTCATAACCGCAGAAGATTTATCTCACCTAGAATAGTCATATGTATTCCATATGGCGCAACGGCAGTTGAGCGCAGAGCAATTCAAGAAGCGGCCGAAAGCGCCGGGGCAAGGCGAGTCTATTTAATCGAAGAGCCAATGGCCGCGGCGATTGGCGCTGGGCTTCCCGTTTCTGAACCATACGGGTCTATGGTCGTGGATATAGGGGGTGGAACTACTGAAATTGCGGTTTTATCGCTTGGCGGCATTGTATATGCGAAATCAATACGGGTTGGTGGGGACAAGATGGACAATGACATCATTACCTATGTGCGTAGAACTCACGACCTGTTGATTGGTGAAACTTCGGCAGAGAAGATCAAAAAAGCCATAGGCGCAGCCTTTATCCCTAAAGGAGAAGGTGGAAGAAAAACTGTTGTAAAAGGACGTAACGTAAAGACCGGCTTTCCTGAAGAAATTGAGATAACTGAAGAGCAAATAGCAGAAGGCTTAAAAGAGAGCGTCAACGCCATTGTAAGCGCAATTAAAATTGCCTTAGAGAACACTCCGCCGGAGTTATCCTCTGACATAGTTGACAAAGGTATTGTTTTGACCGGGGGAGGGGCTATGCTGAAAGGACTTGATGAGATCATTCATAATACGACCCATCTTCCTGTCACAGTAGCAGACGATCCTTTGTCATGTGTTGCTATCGGAAGCGGCCGGGCCTTAGAAGAACTTGATAAAACGCAAAACGTCCTTACCTCTTCTTACTGAAGCTCACATGAGGGGCTAAGCAGGATGTTCAGCAACAAGGTAAAGTGGCGTTTTTGGCTTAGCTGGGGTGGAGTCGTCGTTTTTGTTTGCCTGATTGCTGCAGCCGATCGCTTTAACGCGCTGTCTTACATGAGGGATTGGGCAATGCGCATGACAACTTTTGGTGCAAGGGGCGTTGTTCGCTTGACTGAGACAGCCTCACGAGTCTTGCATAACTTTTCAGGAGAATCCGGACGAGAAATTCAAAAGCTGAAACAGGAACTAATCGTCTGTAAAATTGACTTGGAAAGGCTGAAATACCTTCAAATTGAAAATGATCGACTGAGATCAGCTTTAGACTTTGCCCTAAATACAAACGATAAAGTAACGGTTTTTGCAACGATTCTAAGAGTTCATGAACTTTTAACCTACAACGAAATATACTTAAACAAAGGCAATGAATCAGGAATTGCCGAAGGGGACGTGATCATAGGACAATCTGGAGTCATAGGCGTGGTTAAAACTGTTGGACATAAATGGAGCCAAGCTAAAAGAATAACCAGCGCGAGCTTTTATATGTCGGTTTGTTTTTCCCCCTCTGGCATGCTTGCTATATTGAAAGGCGATGGAAGCGGCTGCCTTTGCATACACCTTAAGGAAAATGACAGTGCGATCAAGATTTCTAAAGGCCAACTGGCGTTTACTGATGGGCACGACGGGATTTTTCCTGCCGGCATTCTGGTCGGCAAGGTAGACAGCGACGAGCGCATAATTCCATCTTGCGGAATCAGTCAAATGGGCATTGTATATGTTGTTAAGCAGCAGTTGCGCAATAAATGAGAAGTATTCTGACATTACTAATGGTGGGGTTTGTGCACTCTGCGTTGAGCTGTTGTGCCGACAAAGCAAATCCAGCAACAAATGAAGCAAACTCAACCGCAAGTTTGCCGAGCGAAAATTTTGGCGTATGCCTTGAAGATCTTGGACCACTAGATAAAGAGAAAAAGCTTTATATATACACGTGGTTCGATCAAATCTCGCCTAAAATTATCGACGCATTTTTTAAGCTTACAGGCATTAGGGTAATCGTTGATGTATTTGACTGTAACGAAACTTTAGAAGCAAAGTTACTGACAGGCAATTGCTCATATGATCTTGTTTTGCCCACGGTTTGGCCTTTTTTCTGTCATCAAATGCAAGCCAAAACGTTTCAGAAATTGGATACCAAAAGGCTTGCAAAATATATGCAAAAGTTGGATAAACAAGCGCTTGATCTGCTTTCCGACATCGATCCCTTGAATGAATATGCGGTCCCTTTCACTTGGGGAATTAACGGTATAGGCATTAATATAGAGATTATAAAACGCTTAGCGCCTGACGTCCCTTTGGACAGTTGGGCGATATTGTTTGATCCGCGGTATGCAAAAAAGCTAAGCGCAGCTGGTATTTCCTTGCTGGAAAGCCCAGAAGAGTTATTTGCCGCGGTTTTTGCATACCTTGGTTGTTCGGCGGAAAATATAGACCTGAAACAAGCGGATGAGGCGATTAAGTGTCTTCGGCGAGTGAGGCTGCATATAAACAGATTTGATTCATACAGCTTCCAGGATCTGGCCAGCGGAAGCGCTTGTGCAGTTATGTGTTCGTCTGGTGATTTGATGTTTGCGCGTACGCAAACTTCTAAAAAAAATGCCCGTAACATACGTTTTATTGTACCGAAAGAAGGCGCATGCTTGTGGATGGAGGTATTGGCAATTCCAAAGAAGGCCAAGCATGTAAATAACGCGCATGCTTTTCTTATTTTCTTGATGCACCCAAGGGTATCAGCAGAAGCGACGGATTATACCGGATGCGCCAGCGCTGTCCCAGAGGCAAAAAAATACGTTTCTTCGGCAATCGCTAATGATCCATCGATTTATCCTAATCAAAAAATGCTTAGTATCAGTCAAACAAAAAATGCACTGCCTCGCAATATAAGCAATCACTTGGGCCGAGCGCTTACTCGCATAAAATTTGAAATATAAAGATTTTAATTAGGTATTTTCGGGTAAAACCAAGTATTGCGTTTGGTTTTTGCTCTGGTTTCGCAAACATTTTTTAACCATGACTTGATATTATCAATCTGTGTCAAGTTATGGACAAAAATCATGAGTACAATTAAGCCGCTTTGGGTACCAAGCGCTGACCGCTATAAGAACAGCAACCTCGCTAGGTTCATGGATATTATCAACAAGAAATACAATCTGAAAATAAGCGAATTTAAAGAACTGTGGGACTGGTCGGTTAGCTGTAGGGACGAGTTTTGGGAAGAAATATGGAACTTCGGTGATGTTATAGCTTCCAGCAAAGGCGGCAGAATAAGCAATGGTGAGAAAAATTTTAAGGCTCACAGATATTTTCCTGATGCGAAACTAAATTTCGCCGAAAACCTTTTGCGCATTAGGAACGATGAGCCTGCAATAATATTTTGGGGCGAAGATAAATTAGAAAGAACAATAACTTACAACGAGCTTTATAACAGCGTTAAAGACCTGGCTTATGCTCTTAAAAATAATGGATTAGAAGTGGGGGACAAGGTCGCCGGATACGTGGCTAATACTCCTGAAACGTTGATTGCGGCGCTTGCAACCATATCCCTTGGCGGTGTGTGGTGCGCATGTGCCACAGACTTTGGCGTGAAGGGGGCCTTTGACAGGCTGGCTCAAATAGATCCAAAGTTCTTTTTTGCAACCGAGGCTTATTACTACAAAGGCAAGGTATTTGATAACAGCGATAAGATATTCGACATCGCCAAGGGTATAAGCACTATTAAAAAGACCATACTGATTCCATACGCCGATATGCCAAGGAAAAAACTCGACAAAAACTACGCTTATCTTGACGATTTCATGAACGAATTCGGGGATAAGGGCAAAACGATGCTGGAGTTTGCTCAGCTGCCGTTTAACCATCCAATATATATTTTGTTTACCTCTGGGACTACTGGCGCGCCCAAATGCATTATACACGGCGCAGGCGGAACTTTGCTGCAACACCTGAAAGAGCATCAACTTCACTGCGATATAAAGCCGGGCGACAGAGTATTTTACTACAGCACGTGCAGCTGGATGATGTGGAACTGGCGTGTATCGGCACTTGCTTCAAAAGCTACGCTTATGATGTTTGACGGCAACCCTTCATATCCAGACGCATATACTCTTTTCAACTTTGCGGATAAGCATAAGATGAATTTCTTTGGCACTTCGTCGAAGTTTTTGGACGTTCTTTACAAAATTGGTGCAAAACCAAAAGATCACAACAGCCTTTCGTCTGTTCGCACTATTGGCGCTACAGGATCCCCCTTGTCCCTTGAAGCATTCTCATACGTTTACAAAGACATTAAGCAAGACCTGCACTTAAATGTGTTTTCAGGTGGAACTGATTTGATTTCATGCTTCATTATCGGCAATCCTATCTCTCCTGTATATGCGGGGGAAATGCAGGGCATAGGCCTTGGCATGAAGGTAGAGCTGTTTGATGACGACGGCAAACCTCTAGGCAAAAACCAACAAGGAGAGCTTGTTTGCACCGCGCCATTTGCATCGAAACCCATAGGCTTTTGGAAAGACGACGGCGATCAAAAGTACGATAAAGCATATTATCAAGAGTTCCCTGGTGTGTGGTCGCACGGCGACTGGATAGAAATTACTGACCGCGACGGTGTGATTATATCCGGACGCGCGGATACGGTGCTGAAGCCGAGTGGAGTCCGCATAGGCACGGCCGAAATCTATGCCCAAGTACAAAAGGTTGAAGAAGTACTTGAAAGTATCGCGGTTGGGCAACAGTGGAATAACGACGAAAGGATAATTCTTTTTGTAGTCCTGCGTGATAATTTGGCGCTTGACGAAGACCTTAAGAAAAAGATTTGCGTCCAAATCCGCACCAACGCTACGCCAAGGCATGTTCCTTCTAAGATCATTCAGGTTAAGGAAATTCCTTATACCAAAAACGACAAGATCTCGGAAATTGCTGTGAAATCGGTGATTCAAGGGCGCGAAGTAAAAAACAAAGAGTCCCTTAAAAACCCAGCGTCCTTAGAGCTGTATCGCAACCTTAAGGAACTTCAGGAAGACTGATGCATAATGGACGAGCTGATTGATGAATTCCTGGAAGAGACGAACGAAAACCTGAATACCCTGGGGGCGTCACTGCTCGATTTAGAGAAAAAGCCCAACAGCGCTGAGATTCTAAACGAGGTCTTTCGAAACTTCCATACCATTAGCTGAAGGCTAAAGGTACTTTATATAAATTTTAATAACTACTACGCGTCGGATATGGCGGTCAGTTTCCATTGGGCGGAGGACGCGGTGATTGGCTGTTCAAAATGCCAAGTTTGTTTGATTGTTTTCACATACTCACCGTCGCCGTCGATGATTTCTCCATCTTGGTTTTTCAAAATTTTGGTTTGCTCAAGCTCAAACAGGACTGACGCGCGTACATTATTCTTAACGTAGGATAAATCCAGTACCTCAGCATTTTTTACCGATAACAAAAGACTTTCCAGCGTTTCCTTACGACGTTTGCGCTCTTGTATAGACTTCAAGAAAGAATCCAAAATCTTGCCGCTTAGAAGCTGACGTAATTTATTTTCTTGGCCGTCGTTAAAGGCTTTGTCGATTGCTAATAAAGCTTTTTCCGCCCCTCTCAAGAACGACGTTTTATCAAACTTGCGTCCATGTATGCTGACTTCGTCGCTTTCTTGGGAGTAATCGTTTGCGTCATCGCTAGGGTCAATTTCGGTTGCTTCAACCTCTATAACGTTGGAACCGTCGTCGGTACGAGAAAAGCCACTCTTACCTTTGCTGGCGGGCTTTATCCCCATAACCTGATTCAAGCGAATTAGTAAAAACACGACAACTGCTGCAAAGAATACAAGACTGATCATAAATTTCAATCCAAGGTACGTAAGTTGGTACTATAGCAAAAGTAGACGCGGTAGTGTACAGTACTGATAGTTTTGGCAAAGTTTTATTGATTTGATGAATGTGACCAAAGGGATAGTGCTGGCAGGCGGTAAAGGAAGCAGACTTTGGCCAATGACCACGGTTTGCAGCAAGCAGTTGCTTCCGGTATACGACAAACCAGCAATTTATTACCCCATAAGTACGCTTATGCTTATCGGGATTAAGCAGATACTCATCATAAGCTCACCAGAAGGAATTCAAGCAATAAGCCGTATCCTTGGCGATGGCAGCTGGCTTGGTATTGAGTTGTTTTATGCTGAGCAGTCTGAGCCAAATGGCTTGCCTGAGGCGTTTATAATTGGCGAAAAATTTATAGGCCACGATCCTGTAATCATGATTCTTGGTGACAACTTCTTTCATGGGCACGCAATCACAGAGATGCTTAAAATTGAGCCGCACGAGCGTGCTAAAATATTTTTATACAAAGTTAACGACCCCAGCCGATATGGCGTTGCTGAGCTGGATGACAATGGTCAGGTAGTTTCTGTAGTTGAGAAACCTGCTAATTCTCGCTCAAATCTGGCGATTACTGGGTTTTATTACTTTGACGCATCGGTGGCAGAGCGTGCTAAGCGACTCTCTCCTTCTGGAAGAGGCGAATTAGAGATAACAGACCTAATCAACCAATATGTTGCTGAAAAACTGTTGTCTGCGGCAGTGTTTGGAAGGGGATACGTTTGGTTTGATATCGGAACGCCACAAGCGCTGAACAACGCGTCTAATTACGTTGAGGTTATTCAATCCAGACAAGGGATATCAATTGGCTCTTTGGAAGAAGTAGCCTGGCGTATGGGGTTTATTACCGATGAAATGCTTCGACGTACAGCCGCGTCTATGCCGTGTTGCAATTATAAGTCATATCTAGAATCGATTATATGAACATAACCAAAACCTTCATAGACGGCGTATTTGTTATCGAGCCAGATGTCCATAAAGACAAACGCGGCCTCTTGTTTGAAAGCTTTCATGAAAACAGGTATGGGGATCTGTGCGAAAGATTTGTTCTAGATATTTTTTATTATGCACATAAAAACGTCCTTAAAGGACTGCACTACTCAAGACGCAGTGCGCAATTGATCAACATAGTTCATGGAGTGATATACGATGTAGTAGTTGATCTTAGGAAAGAGTCAAAAACTTTTAAACAGCATTTTTGTATTCAATTGGACGCCAACAATCCTAAACAAATCTATATGCCAAGCAGATGCGCGCATGGTTTGTATGTTCTAAGCGACGATGCGGTTCTTGCCTATAAATGTTCGCGGCATTACGACACAAGTGACGATTTATCTGTTATGTGGAATGATCCAGAGCTCGGCATAAAATGGCCGCTTACCAGTGAGCCAATACTGTCAGACAAAGATATCAGAGGAGAATATGTCTCAAACGTTGAGTTCTGTTAAGCTTACGCTGCTTGTGTTTTTAAAAGACAGATTCGCCTTTACTAAGCGGCTTTGCGCCTATCTTCAAGATATAAATTATCCGTATCATGTGATTTTTGCCGACGGATCCGAGTCGGATGATCACAAGAAATACTTTGGCGAAAATCACTTTAATTTCAGCTATGAATATAAAAAATATCCAGTTGATAAGGATATATATGCATACGCCAGGAAAGCGCGACTGGCTTCTGCTTTGGTGCAAACGCCATATGTAATGCTATGTGATAATGACGACTTTCCAATTGTAAGCGGCCAGGAGGCAGCTTTAAACTGTCTGGAAAATCGCACAGATTGCGTAGGATGCAATGGTCGGGTTAGAGGTTTGATATTAGACCCTGACGTTTCTAAGCCTGGCGGAAGGTATATATTCTGGCAAAAATATTACTGTAACGACATGGACTTTCCTGTGAAAGTAGATCAAGACTCTATAGCTGAGAGAATTACATCATGGCAGCCGTCATGCTGCTCTTTATGGTACAGCGTTTTTAAGACCGATGTTCTAAGGCAAATGTACGAGGATATGGACAAACTTGCTCTTTCAGATTTTGGTCCCATGGAGCTGTTTTTCAGCTATTTCGTACTGTCCAAAGGAAAAGTCGCTCATATAAACTATACAACTTATATAAGGCAGCAAGGGTCATCTCAAGCAGCTGCATCGCAGGGAGATTCCTTTTTTATGCGTTTGTTTTTTCACGATTGGATGACGGATGTCAGGAAGGTTATGGACTATATGCAAGAGCATTACCCGAATGAGCAGACACCAACCGGCCAAAGCTTTAGAGATTATCT from Holosporales bacterium carries:
- a CDS encoding NTP transferase domain-containing protein, whose amino-acid sequence is MTKGIVLAGGKGSRLWPMTTVCSKQLLPVYDKPAIYYPISTLMLIGIKQILIISSPEGIQAISRILGDGSWLGIELFYAEQSEPNGLPEAFIIGEKFIGHDPVIMILGDNFFHGHAITEMLKIEPHERAKIFLYKVNDPSRYGVAELDDNGQVVSVVEKPANSRSNLAITGFYYFDASVAERAKRLSPSGRGELEITDLINQYVAEKLLSAAVFGRGYVWFDIGTPQALNNASNYVEVIQSRQGISIGSLEEVAWRMGFITDEMLRRTAASMPCCNYKSYLESII
- a CDS encoding phosphatidylglycerophosphatase A, whose protein sequence is MIRYRIAMIISTFFLLGRVPIAPGTAGSLGGALLLFMIGSIPVCTYILLILGLCVLGWWSVLVSLEKANTPDPKYIVIDEVIGQTIAIAPLIGVGPQSVWWYCLSFLLFRLFDIWKPWPIGWVDQLTSSKHISRFGQTACIICDDVLAGLAAGICLYFTMQYF
- a CDS encoding Tim44/TimA family putative adaptor protein, with protein sequence MISLVFFAAVVVFLLIRLNQVMGIKPASKGKSGFSRTDDGSNVIEVEATEIDPSDDANDYSQESDEVSIHGRKFDKTSFLRGAEKALLAIDKAFNDGQENKLRQLLSGKILDSFLKSIQERKRRKETLESLLLSVKNAEVLDLSYVKNNVRASVLFELEQTKILKNQDGEIIDGDGEYVKTIKQTWHFEQPITASSAQWKLTAISDA
- a CDS encoding rod shape-determining protein MreC, which codes for MFSNKVKWRFWLSWGGVVVFVCLIAAADRFNALSYMRDWAMRMTTFGARGVVRLTETASRVLHNFSGESGREIQKLKQELIVCKIDLERLKYLQIENDRLRSALDFALNTNDKVTVFATILRVHELLTYNEIYLNKGNESGIAEGDVIIGQSGVIGVVKTVGHKWSQAKRITSASFYMSVCFSPSGMLAILKGDGSGCLCIHLKENDSAIKISKGQLAFTDGHDGIFPAGILVGKVDSDERIIPSCGISQMGIVYVVKQQLRNK
- a CDS encoding Hpt domain-containing protein → MDELIDEFLEETNENLNTLGASLLDLEKKPNSAEILNEVFRNFHTIS
- the rfbC gene encoding dTDP-4-dehydrorhamnose 3,5-epimerase — its product is MNITKTFIDGVFVIEPDVHKDKRGLLFESFHENRYGDLCERFVLDIFYYAHKNVLKGLHYSRRSAQLINIVHGVIYDVVVDLRKESKTFKQHFCIQLDANNPKQIYMPSRCAHGLYVLSDDAVLAYKCSRHYDTSDDLSVMWNDPELGIKWPLTSEPILSDKDIRGEYVSNVEFC
- a CDS encoding TIGR00180 family glycosyltransferase translates to MSQTLSSVKLTLLVFLKDRFAFTKRLCAYLQDINYPYHVIFADGSESDDHKKYFGENHFNFSYEYKKYPVDKDIYAYARKARLASALVQTPYVMLCDNDDFPIVSGQEAALNCLENRTDCVGCNGRVRGLILDPDVSKPGGRYIFWQKYYCNDMDFPVKVDQDSIAERITSWQPSCCSLWYSVFKTDVLRQMYEDMDKLALSDFGPMELFFSYFVLSKGKVAHINYTTYIRQQGSSQAAASQGDSFFMRLFFHDWMTDVRKVMDYMQEHYPNEQTPTGQSFRDYLYCILAKRSENSYCMRMRSCVNLCKWTLERGIFIELLIKKFFKFMPSLVSKLSDLLNKNFASNNEIKAVEDAIIGRVY
- a CDS encoding extracellular solute-binding protein; the encoded protein is MRSILTLLMVGFVHSALSCCADKANPATNEANSTASLPSENFGVCLEDLGPLDKEKKLYIYTWFDQISPKIIDAFFKLTGIRVIVDVFDCNETLEAKLLTGNCSYDLVLPTVWPFFCHQMQAKTFQKLDTKRLAKYMQKLDKQALDLLSDIDPLNEYAVPFTWGINGIGINIEIIKRLAPDVPLDSWAILFDPRYAKKLSAAGISLLESPEELFAAVFAYLGCSAENIDLKQADEAIKCLRRVRLHINRFDSYSFQDLASGSACAVMCSSGDLMFARTQTSKKNARNIRFIVPKEGACLWMEVLAIPKKAKHVNNAHAFLIFLMHPRVSAEATDYTGCASAVPEAKKYVSSAIANDPSIYPNQKMLSISQTKNALPRNISNHLGRALTRIKFEI
- a CDS encoding rod shape-determining protein, whose protein sequence is MNIISKLSSLFSSDMAVDLGTANVLVYLKGEGIVLNEPSVVAISDTGGKVNILAVGEDAKSMVGRTPGSIQAIRPLKDGVIADFDIAESMIKHFIRKIHNRRRFISPRIVICIPYGATAVERRAIQEAAESAGARRVYLIEEPMAAAIGAGLPVSEPYGSMVVDIGGGTTEIAVLSLGGIVYAKSIRVGGDKMDNDIITYVRRTHDLLIGETSAEKIKKAIGAAFIPKGEGGRKTVVKGRNVKTGFPEEIEITEEQIAEGLKESVNAIVSAIKIALENTPPELSSDIVDKGIVLTGGGAMLKGLDEIIHNTTHLPVTVADDPLSCVAIGSGRALEELDKTQNVLTSSY
- a CDS encoding acetoacetate--CoA ligase, with the protein product MSTIKPLWVPSADRYKNSNLARFMDIINKKYNLKISEFKELWDWSVSCRDEFWEEIWNFGDVIASSKGGRISNGEKNFKAHRYFPDAKLNFAENLLRIRNDEPAIIFWGEDKLERTITYNELYNSVKDLAYALKNNGLEVGDKVAGYVANTPETLIAALATISLGGVWCACATDFGVKGAFDRLAQIDPKFFFATEAYYYKGKVFDNSDKIFDIAKGISTIKKTILIPYADMPRKKLDKNYAYLDDFMNEFGDKGKTMLEFAQLPFNHPIYILFTSGTTGAPKCIIHGAGGTLLQHLKEHQLHCDIKPGDRVFYYSTCSWMMWNWRVSALASKATLMMFDGNPSYPDAYTLFNFADKHKMNFFGTSSKFLDVLYKIGAKPKDHNSLSSVRTIGATGSPLSLEAFSYVYKDIKQDLHLNVFSGGTDLISCFIIGNPISPVYAGEMQGIGLGMKVELFDDDGKPLGKNQQGELVCTAPFASKPIGFWKDDGDQKYDKAYYQEFPGVWSHGDWIEITDRDGVIISGRADTVLKPSGVRIGTAEIYAQVQKVEEVLESIAVGQQWNNDERIILFVVLRDNLALDEDLKKKICVQIRTNATPRHVPSKIIQVKEIPYTKNDKISEIAVKSVIQGREVKNKESLKNPASLELYRNLKELQED